In Phyllopteryx taeniolatus isolate TA_2022b chromosome 6, UOR_Ptae_1.2, whole genome shotgun sequence, one genomic interval encodes:
- the heatr5a gene encoding HEAT repeat-containing protein 5A isoform X2 — MASVHSLLLNEDACSQLSEHQRAEFIFDWLSRLKKRLPSSDRAVIKQNQRRLVDQLSGVLVGSPGPPARRLLGHCLALLFRLGDPVPSSLLVERCNDIIRVKDDSPSCLPNRLAAVACLGAMFEQLGGMLGGLFKDTLANLLKALKHAESQGRYEIVASLERMLRGAGAGAVSAHRDVYKAARTCLMDRSMAVRCAAARCLLELQREAAFLWTSELENASTLCFRAFEGSDRDARVSVAKLLGTLLAAALEPRNNGAPRPSGRGRRALEEVMDLLSVGFVRGGAGFLRASGDMLKGTSSVSKEVRFGVTQACVVFVSTMGGAWLEANLASFLSLSMALASNTRATPTAGDAAVIRRCLSFILRNTVGSLLSEKAQGNAARHLCAIVETHKHAFVADGKTEGKFGCADVTSSQHGLVCCLLELGALIQGLGSTAAPLLSDGSTGLPDVVVSVLLHPTSSVRLAAAWCLRCVATAMPSQCSPLLDRCAERLAALKSCPEAVAGYAAALAALVAAAQHCPPGIPHAKGTVVVDLAEDLLRSASQNSRIALQRTQSGWLLISSVCTLGPAVVDQHLPRLLLLWRCVFPASLREQEMELRRGDHFTWKVTLEGRAGALSAMKKLLLDCQDVLTNDVIAHLLTPIACAVGLLPKLPALVGSYGSRVAAWTPVYRLRVYELLATLPPHVYQESFGLVMNQLVSDLLAQENLNQPCSELAFLPSLCHRDDLPLLGPALCESGHRYIEDQVHAAGGSLDDDPFALCDRGDEAPVPTLPAAALTAAASRLFGLLFPHIIAAQRVKILEQFVEALKQLRSQRQQTVQMHVCAALCSLLKDPCATRGSLGPEEARVPVLSLLLGALDSSSPVLRCAVAEGLARLVQVVGDAGFTVAVSLLCFDRLKSARDAASRSGCALALVALHRYVGGISSPQHLSTCLGVIFTLSQDATSPEVQTWSLHSLSLLVDLSCGLYRAHAEPSFTLVLRLLLLAPPTHPELHRSLGRCLHALIACLGPDLQGEGSSVAAMRSNCLVACGAMQATPHCLVQAHAISCLQQLHMFCPQHVHLASLVPALCEILLEYSMLANLCSSHLCLRRAAVACLRQLVQREAPQVCELAVTQAKEPQRRDNTRLDVAIKEVGLEGALFSLLDQESEPGLRRDIQETLVHMMASSVTGGMLGRWLKLCKDVLAASGAGAHDRSAGAEAGQADEDGDPRGDDDSSAFRAQAESAGPFPALRCSTRCFAVECVCGIVARCQKDDPAHFDLALAQDRRRHASADFLVLHLGDVVRVAFMAATDHAERLRLAGLRALLAVIVPFENVAEPEFPGHVILEQYQANVGAALRPAFGADAPPNVTAKACQVCSTWLSSGVLSDLRDVKRVHQLLASSLAKVQTGSEPRGRLYNEATVTMETLAVLKAWAQVYIVAVQRSRREAGPSGSGGAGLLALVQSDLPQLSRLWLAALQDYSVLTLPREDCDGPRAPAAGGSFFTAETANQARSHYASSWAPILHATALWLHSTGFVTYEDTPGNLSRPVTPNSMGHSGSADDAESPEDVNAERLHLILGLSVHFLCSPRSEEQMENIASCLQALQALLDVPWTRAKIASDRLLSVELLSVLHRLLVTRESASVQAAVADLLGQIVRATQEHVREKRHSAEADDGASEKETLPEFGEGRDTGGLVPGRSLVFGALEICLSVLLRKLPALSPKLAGTPSAGPGGSVWRLSDCDCHLVSSALRVLSQLPSVCSPEGSVSVLPAILYLLLGVLREIVLQPGANNAKCELPTCPLPEASGSGDGGSGPPRVVRALLRALKTVSAPATARREKSGGARDAVLRSALRALLDMWNAGPSVAAPTVLLTALTVFLLSAGPDVCAAAPSLHALALRRFSDAMDAEDPDVSCRCFQLLASLFGATPEVSVPYIRTLGPPLLKFLQKVARRRPQSPEELRAVLEGVAALEVLVLAADRHQLGPRAGPGLVAILFPALIAFLLDENALSSAPAPSRSLHRAALEDLVRLGPQHSAVFRSLMSTSPDLKSRLEAALKASQESASHAKTNAAADSPGGAVKSSPTITLKTNFL; from the exons TCTCAAGGTCGCTACGAGATCGTGGCTTCGCTGGAGAGGATGCTGCGAGGCGCAGGCGCCGGCGCCGTGTCGGCTCACCGCGATGTCTACAAGGCGGCCCGGACCTGCCTGATGGACCGCTCCATGGCGGTGCGATGCGCCGCCGCCAGG TGCCTGCTGGAGTTGCAGCGCGAGGCGGCGTTCCTGTGGACCAGCGAGCTGGAGAACGCGTCCACGCTGTGCTTCCGGGCCTTCGAGGGCTCCGACCGTGACGCCCGCGTGTCGGTCGCCAAGCTGCTGGGAACTTTGCTGGCGGCGGCGCTGGAACCCAGGAATAACGGCG CCCCCAGACCAAGCGGGCGAGGCCGCAGAGCCCTGGAGGAAGTCATGGATCTGTTGTCCGTGGGCTTCGTAAGGGGCGGCGCCGGCTTCCTGCGGGCCAGCGGCGACATGCTGAAGGGGACCAGCTCTGTGAGCAAGGAGGTCCGCTTCGGCGTCACACAG gCGTGCGTGGTCTTTGTGTCCACGATGGGCGGCGCCTGGCTGGAAGCCAACTTGGCGTCCTTCCTGTCGCTGTCGATGGCGCTGGCGTCCAACACGAGGGCGACACCCACGGCGGGCGACGCCGCTGTCATCCGCCGCTGCCTCTCCTTCATCCTGAGGAACACGGTTGGCTCGCTCCTCAGCGAGAAGGCGCAGGGTAACGCCGCCAGACACCTGTGCGCCATCGTGGAGACGCACAAACACGCTTTTG TGGCTGATGGGAAGACGGAGGGCAAGTTCGGCTGTGCGGACGTCACCTCCAGTCAACACGGGTTGGTCTGCTGCCTTTTGGAGTTGGGAGCTCTCATCCAAGGCTTGGGCTCCACTGCTGCCCCTCTCTTGAGTGACGGAAGCACAg GGCTCCCGGACGTGGTGGTTTCGGTCCTCCTCCACCCAACGTCCTCGGTCCGCCTGGCCGCCGCTTGGTGCCTGCGCTGCGTCGCCACGGCGATGCCGTCCCAGTGCTCCCCTCTGCTGGATCGCTGCGCGGAGCGTCTGGCGGCGCTCAAGTCTTGCCCCGAGGCCGTGGCCGGATACGCAGCCGCCCTCGCCGCCCTGGTGGCAGCGGCGCAGCACTGCCCCCCCGGGATACCGCACGCCAAGGGCACG GTGGTGGTGGATCTCGCTGAAGACTTGCTGCGTTCGGCCTCTCAGAACAGTCGCATCGCTCTGCAGAGGACGCAATCCGGCTGGCTGCTCATTTCGTCCGTCTGCACTCTGG GTCCGGCCGTTGTGGATCAGCACCTCCCACGCCTCCTCCTACTGTGGCGCTGCGTGTTTCCCGCTTCCCTCCGGGAGCAAGAGATGGAGCTGAGGCGAGGGGACCACTTTACGTGGAAGGTGACGCTGGAGGGCCGAGCCGGGGCTCTCTCTG CCATGAAGAAGCTGCTGCTCGACTGTCAGGATGTGTTAACGAACGACGTCATCGCTCACCTCCTGACGCCCATCGCGTGCGCCGTCGGCCTCCTCCCAAA ACTTCCCGCTCTCGTCGGGTCGTATGGTTCCCGCGTGGCGGCGTGGACGCCGGTTTACCGCCTGCGAGTGTACGAGCTGCTCGCCACGCTGCCGCCGCATGTCTACCAAG AGAGTTTCGGTTTGGTGATGAACCAGCTGGTGTCGGACCTGCTGGCGCAGGAGAACCTCAACCAGCCGTGCTCGGAGCTTGCCTTCCTGCCTTCCCTCTGTCACCGCGACGACCTGCCGCTCCTCGGCCCTGCCCTCTGCGAAAGTGGCCACAGATACATTGAAGATCAG GTGCACGCCGCCGGAGGGTCCCTGGACGACGACCCGTTCGCTCTCTGCGACCGAGGCGACGAGGCTCCCGTGCCAACTCTTCCCGCCGCCGCCCTGACCGCTGCCGCGAGTCGCCTCTTCGGACTCCTCTTCCCACACATCATCGCCGCTCAGAG GGTGAAGATTCTGGAACAGTTTGTCGAGGCGCTGAAGCAGCTGAGGAGTCAACGGCAGCAGACGGTCCAGATGCATGTCTGTGCTGCCCTCTGTAGTCTGCTCAAG GACCCGTGCGCCACCCGAGGTTCTTTGGGCCCGGAGGAGGCTCGTGTCCCCGTGCTGTCTCTCCTGCTGGGGGCGCTGGACAGCAGCAGCCCTGTGCTGCGTTGCGCGGTGGCCGAGGGGCTGGCGCGGCTCGTACAGGTCGTCGGAGATGCCGGCTTCACGGTCGCCGTCTCGCTCCTCTGCTTCGACAG GCTGAAGAGCGCCCGGGACGCGGCGTCTCGCAGCGGCTGCGCTCTGGCTCTTGTGGCGCTGCACCGCTACGTGGGAGGCATTAGCTCTCCTCAGCATCTCTCCACGTGTCTGGGAGTCATCTTCACGCTGAGTCAGGACGCCACCTCACCCGAGGTTCAG ACATGGTCTCTCCACAGTCTGTCCCTGTTGGTGGACCTGTCCTGCGGTCTGTACCGCGCCCACGCGGAGCCCTCCTTTACCCTGGTGCTGCGCCTGTTGCTCTTGGCGCCACCCACGCACCCCGAGTTGCATCGCAGCCTGGGACGTTGCCTGCACGCCCTCATCGCCTGCCTGGGGCCGGACCTGCAAG GGGAGGGGTCCAGCGTGGCGGCAATGCGCTCCAATTGTCTGGTGGCCTGCGGCGCCATGCAGGCCACGCCCCACTGTCTGGTTCAGGCCCACGCCATTTCCTGCCTGCAGCAGCTGCACATGTTCTGCCCGCAACATGTTCACCTGGCCAGCCTCGTACCTGCACTCTGT GAGATCTTACTGGAATATTCCATGTTG GCCAACCTGTGCAGCTCGCACCTGTGCCTGCGTCGGGCGGCGGTGGCGTGCCTGAGGCAGCTGGTCCAGCGGGAGGCGCCGCAGGTGTGCGAGCTCGCCGTGACGCAGGCGAAGGAACCGCAGAGGCGGGACAACACTCGACTGG ACGTCGCCATCAAGGAGGTGGGCCTGGAGGGGGCGCTCTTCTCCCTGCTGGACCAGGAGTCGGAGCCGGGACTCCGGCGGGACATCCAGGAGACTTTGGTCCACATGATGGCGTCCAGCGTCACCGGTGGCATGCTGGGACGCTGGCTGAAGCTCTGCAAGGACGTCCTGGCGGCGTCCGGCGCTGGGGCTCACG ATCGAAGCGCCGGCGCGGAGGCGGGTCAAGCGGACGAGGACGGGGACCCCAGGGGTGACGACGACTCGTCGGCCTTCCGAGCTCAGGCGGAGTCGGCGGGCCCGTTCCCGGCGCTGCGCTGCTCCACGCGCTGCTTCGCCGTGGAGTGCGTGTGCGGCATCGTCGCGCGGTGCCAGAAAGACGACCCCGCGCACTTTGACCTGGCGTTGGCGCAGGACAGACGCCGGCACGCGTCCGCCG ACTTCCTGGTGCTCCACCTGGGCGACGTGGTGCGCGTGGCCTTCATGGCGGCCACGGACCACGCCGAGCGTCTGCGCCTGGCGGGGCTGCGGGCGCTGCTGGCCGTCATCGTGCCGTTCGAGAACGTGGCCGAACCCGAGTTCCCGGGCCACGTCATCCTGGAGCAGTACCAGGCCAAC GTCGGAGCCGCTCTCAGACCGGCGTTCGGTGCAGACGCTCCTCCTAACGTCACAGCCAAAGCCTGTCAG GTCTGCAGCACGTGGCTGTCGAGCGGCGTGCTGAGCGATCTGCGCGACGTCAAGCGCGTGCACCAGCTGCTGGCGTCTTCGTTGGCCAAGGTCCAGACGGGAAGCGAGCCGCGCGGTCGGCTGTACAATGAGGCCACGGTTACCATGGAGACCCTGGCGGTCCTGAAGGCCTGGGCCCAG GTTTACATCGTGGCCGTCCAGAGGAGCCGACGGGAGGCCGGACCCTCCGGGTCGGGAGGGGCGGGCCTTCTGGCTCTGGTCCAATCGGATCTGCCCCAGTTGAGCCGCCTGTGGCTGGCGGCGCTGCAGGACTACAGCGTGCTGACGCTGCCCCGGGAAGACTGCGACGGCCCGCGAGCGCCGGCGGCAG GAGGTTCCTTCTTCACGGCCGAGACAGCCAATCAGGCCAGGAGTCACTACGCTTCCTCCTGGGCGCCCATCCTGCACGCCACGGCGCTCTGGCTGCACAGCACAG GTTTCGTGACGTACGAGGACACCCCTGGCAACCTGTCCCGCCCGGTCACGCCCAACTCCATGGGGCACAGCGGTTCAGCGGACGACGCCGAGAGTCCGGAAGACGTCAACGCGGAGCGGCTGCACCTCATCCTGG GCCTCAGCGTGCACTTCCTGTGTTCCCCTCGCTCGGAGGAGCAGATGGAGAACATCGCTTCCTGTCTGCAAGCTCTGCAGGCGCTGCTGGACGTCCCGTGGACCCGAGCCAAGATCGCGAGTGACCGG CTGTTGAGCGTGGAGCTGCTCAGCGTGCTCCACAGGCTGCTGGTCACCAGAGAGTCGGCGTCCGTCCAGGCGGCCGTGGCGGACCTGCTGGGACAGATCGTGAGGGCCACGCAGGAGCACGTCAGGGAGAAGCGACACAGCGCCGAAG CGGACGACGGCGCGTCGGAGAAGGAGACCTTGCCGGAGTTCGGGGAGGGCCGCGATACGGGCGGCCTGGTGCCGGGACGCTCGCTGGTCTTCGGAGCGCTGGAGATCTGCCTCAGCGTGCTGCTCAGAAAACTGCCCGCGCTCAGCCCCAAACTGGCCGGGACCCCCAGTGCCG GTCCCGGCGGTTCGGTGTGGCGTCTGAGCGACTGCGATTGTCATCTGGTGTCGTCGGCCTTGCGTGTCCTCTCCCAGCTGCCGTCGGTCTGCTCGCCCGAAG GAAGTGTGTCCGTCCTACCCGCAATCCTCTACTTGCTGCTGGGAGTGCTCAGAGAAATTGTGCTACAGCCCGGCGCAAACAATG CGAAGTGCGAGCTCCCCACGTGTCCTCTCCCGGAGGCGTCGGGCTCCGGCGACGGCGGGAGCGGACCCCCTCGGGTGGTGCGGGCGCTTCTGCGGGCGCTTAAGACTGTGTCGGCGCCGGCGACGGCTCGGCGGGAGAAAAGTGGCGGCGCGCGCGACGCCGTACTGCGCTCGGCTCTCCGTGCGCTGCTCGACATGTGGAACGCCG GGCCGAGCGTCGCGGCCCCGACGGTCCTCCTGACGGCCCTGACGGTCTTCCTGCTGAGCGCCGGTCCGGACGTGTGCGCGGCGGCGCCTTCTCTGCACGCCCTCGCGCTGCGGCGCTTCAGCGACGCCATGGACGCCGAAGACCCCGAC GTGTCGTGTCGATGTTTCCAGCTGCTGGCGTCGCTCTTCGGGGCGACGCCGGAAGTTTCCGTGCCGTACATCCGCACGCTGGGACCGCCGCTGCTCAAATTCCTTCAG AAGGTGGCGCGGCGCCGGCCTCAAAGTCCCGAGGAGCTGCGGGCGGTTCTGGAGGGCGTGGCCGCCTTGGAGGTTCTGGTCCTGGCGGCGGACCGACACCAGC TTGGTCCCCGCGCAGGTCCCGGGCTGGTGGCCATCTTGTTTCCCGCGCTCATCGCCTTCCTGCTGGACGAGAATGCGCTGAGCTCGGCCCCCGCGCCGTCCCGCTCGCTCCACCGGGCGGCGCTCGAGGACCTCGTGCGGCTGGGACCGCAACACTCGGCCGTCTTCAG GTCTCTGATGTCGACGTCCCCTGACCTCAAGTCCCGCCTGGAAGCCGCCCTCAAGGCAAGCCAGGAGAGCGCTAGCCACGCTAAAACTAACGCAGCCGCTGACTCGCCCGGCGGCGCGGTCAAGTCGTCGCCCACCATCACGCTCAAAACCAACTTCCTGTGA